Proteins encoded by one window of Candidatus Odinarchaeum yellowstonii:
- a CDS encoding (Fe-S)-binding protein, whose translation MTVKSKLSPKLSKAIIDALQKCSQCGKCRSICPTFEYKNIESYNERGRLMLYKAWNNGEIEVTPAFIDRIYTCLLCRVCEETCPPKVRYMEIAEAVRGKLVEEGFGPVPEQKQAIEAIKKTGNVFGQETKLNEGDLAEFFTVKPKDADYYFFVGCMAGRNYTNLAKNAILVLRKAGFTVGLDPDEKCCAGVAKLQGVEGDFSKIAAENVKHIEGLEPKRIFTVCPMCYAALKKEYPWTKTIPIQHITEVYAELLTKKIIKPTREIPAKVVFFDSCHLGRWSGVYDAPRIVLNSIPGLQVIELERTRNLQRCCGGPIRVPWVDFRNEIAGRTLQEVESSGAEYLVTPCGTCLFNLQSVASANFMEDLKIVDISEILAYSLELIDKIPQYEFE comes from the coding sequence ATGACTGTGAAAAGTAAGTTATCCCCTAAGCTTTCAAAAGCTATTATAGATGCACTTCAAAAATGTTCGCAATGCGGTAAATGCAGGTCGATATGCCCTACATTCGAGTATAAGAATATCGAGTCTTATAATGAACGAGGGCGTCTAATGCTTTATAAGGCTTGGAATAACGGTGAAATAGAAGTCACCCCAGCTTTCATAGATAGAATTTACACCTGTCTATTATGTCGCGTTTGCGAGGAAACCTGCCCGCCTAAAGTCAGATACATGGAGATAGCCGAGGCTGTTAGAGGTAAGCTAGTTGAGGAAGGTTTCGGTCCTGTTCCGGAGCAGAAGCAAGCTATAGAAGCTATCAAGAAAACAGGGAACGTTTTCGGCCAGGAAACTAAGCTTAACGAAGGCGACTTAGCGGAATTCTTCACCGTTAAACCTAAAGACGCCGACTACTACTTCTTCGTAGGGTGCATGGCTGGCAGAAACTACACTAACCTAGCAAAGAACGCTATTTTAGTCCTCAGAAAAGCTGGTTTCACGGTAGGTCTTGATCCGGATGAAAAATGCTGTGCAGGTGTAGCTAAACTTCAAGGTGTGGAAGGCGACTTCTCTAAGATAGCTGCTGAAAATGTTAAGCATATAGAGGGTCTTGAACCTAAGAGAATATTTACTGTATGCCCTATGTGTTACGCCGCTTTGAAAAAAGAATACCCGTGGACTAAAACTATACCAATCCAGCATATTACCGAAGTGTACGCGGAACTTCTAACTAAAAAAATTATTAAACCAACAAGAGAGATACCTGCAAAAGTCGTCTTCTTTGATTCATGCCATTTAGGAAGATGGTCTGGTGTGTATGATGCGCCTAGAATTGTTTTAAACTCAATTCCAGGTTTACAGGTTATAGAACTTGAGCGGACTAGAAACCTTCAGAGATGCTGCGGTGGACCTATTAGAGTTCCATGGGTTGATTTCAGAAACGAGATCGCTGGTAGGACTCTCCAAGAAGTTGAGTCTTCTGGAGCAGAGTATTTAGTTACACCCTGCGGCACATGCTTATTCAATTTACAGTCAGTGGCTTCAGCTAACTTCATGGAAGATTTAAAAATAGTGGATATATCAGAGATTTTAGCATACTCTCTAGAATTAATAGATAAAATCCCGCAATATGAATTTGAATAA
- a CDS encoding Lrp/AsnC ligand binding domain-containing protein: MSEKIQAFINITTEHMEPEEIHETLFKDCKPEEAYFVTGDYDYILKVSVNDMNELKEMVSKLRKYRWVKRTNTSIILKEL, from the coding sequence ATGAGTGAGAAAATACAGGCGTTTATAAACATAACTACAGAGCATATGGAACCTGAGGAAATTCATGAAACCCTCTTTAAAGATTGTAAACCGGAAGAAGCCTATTTTGTAACAGGGGACTATGATTATATTTTAAAAGTTTCTGTCAACGATATGAATGAATTAAAAGAGATGGTTTCAAAGCTTAGAAAGTATCGATGGGTTAAGAGGACGAACACTTCGATAATTCTTAAAGAACTCTAG
- a CDS encoding DNA-directed RNA polymerase subunit M yields the protein MEFCPKCEALLLPKKVGNKVILFCKKCGFESEAKEGVDYKLVVNIPHTEKDKIDVIKLSVKKRVSEEEREAFEDYYRGIEEVGEEIEEEEGGESEEEDYD from the coding sequence TTGGAGTTCTGTCCCAAATGTGAAGCCCTATTGCTTCCTAAAAAAGTGGGGAATAAAGTTATACTATTTTGTAAAAAATGCGGATTTGAAAGCGAGGCTAAAGAAGGCGTGGACTATAAGCTAGTTGTGAACATACCTCATACAGAAAAAGATAAAATTGATGTTATCAAATTATCTGTTAAGAAAAGAGTCTCCGAGGAGGAGAGAGAGGCCTTCGAAGACTATTATCGTGGAATAGAAGAAGTCGGAGAGGAAATCGAAGAGGAAGAAGGGGGAGAGAGCGAGGAGGAGGATTACGACTGA
- a CDS encoding rubredoxin, with protein sequence MSKWECTLCGYIYDPAVGDPDNDIPPGTPFESLPEDWVCPLCGAAKSDFRKLED encoded by the coding sequence TTGAGTAAATGGGAGTGTACTTTATGCGGTTATATATATGATCCGGCTGTAGGTGATCCAGATAATGATATCCCTCCTGGAACGCCTTTCGAATCACTACCAGAGGATTGGGTTTGCCCCTTATGCGGGGCAGCTAAGTCGGATTTCAGAAAACTAGAGGATTAA
- a CDS encoding pyruvoyl-dependent arginine decarboxylase codes for MPAKNFFIVKGSAVSDTSPVNAFDKVLVQTGLDNVNIIPVSSIISGEAIEIKPKRFETGEIVYTVLSKNTGVKGDQISAGLIWGVAGRGGEKIGLVITAQQNFIDDQFLEKTLRDRLQEMSFNRGMRLERFKLETASLEVKTAKYGCVAVIFVYVF; via the coding sequence ATGCCTGCTAAAAATTTTTTCATAGTTAAAGGGTCAGCGGTAAGTGATACATCGCCTGTAAACGCTTTTGATAAAGTTTTAGTTCAAACAGGTTTAGACAACGTGAACATTATCCCAGTTTCATCTATAATTTCAGGCGAAGCGATTGAAATTAAACCTAAACGTTTTGAAACAGGTGAGATAGTTTATACGGTGCTCAGTAAAAATACTGGTGTTAAAGGAGATCAAATATCCGCCGGGCTCATCTGGGGTGTAGCTGGTAGAGGAGGTGAAAAAATAGGTTTAGTAATTACAGCTCAGCAGAATTTTATAGACGACCAATTCTTGGAGAAAACTTTGAGAGATCGCTTACAAGAAATGTCTTTTAACAGGGGCATGAGATTAGAGCGTTTTAAACTGGAAACTGCTTCATTAGAAGTTAAAACTGCAAAATATGGCTGTGTAGCCGTCATCTTCGTATACGTGTTTTAG
- the speB gene encoding agmatinase, whose amino-acid sequence MSYRELYCSKSTGFLNLNISYNDAEFIVLGVPLDSTSSYIPGARFGPDSIRRASINIETYDYTTGFDVRESKLADIGDIDVDYSSIDLTLDKITKVLSEILTDRKKPIILGGEHTITLGVCRAVKPQMMICFDAHLDLREEYAGARISHATFMRRVFEEGIVEKTLFIGTRAVSREESKFMKKISGHRVITAKEVYEKDSPSIIKIIEEEISSYPHVYISIDMDVLEPAVAPSVGNPEPGGLSYNFVSEVIEKLDGVLIGVDLTEVTPLYNIDITSIYAAKLIFKAISSMSKSKTRIRR is encoded by the coding sequence ATGTCTTATCGTGAATTGTATTGCTCGAAGAGTACTGGTTTCCTTAATTTGAATATTTCTTATAATGACGCGGAGTTTATAGTTCTCGGTGTACCTCTAGATTCCACTTCCTCTTATATTCCAGGGGCTCGTTTCGGCCCGGATTCTATTAGAAGGGCTTCAATAAATATTGAAACATATGATTATACTACAGGTTTCGATGTAAGAGAAAGTAAATTAGCTGATATAGGGGATATCGACGTAGACTATTCTAGCATCGATTTAACTTTAGATAAGATAACTAAAGTTTTATCAGAGATTTTAACCGATAGAAAGAAACCTATTATTTTAGGCGGGGAGCATACGATCACTTTAGGGGTTTGCAGGGCGGTTAAACCGCAGATGATGATATGCTTCGACGCTCACCTAGATTTGAGAGAAGAATACGCGGGTGCTAGAATCTCGCATGCAACTTTTATGAGAAGAGTTTTCGAAGAGGGCATAGTTGAAAAAACACTATTTATAGGGACTAGAGCTGTTTCACGTGAGGAATCTAAATTTATGAAGAAGATTAGTGGACACCGTGTTATAACCGCTAAGGAGGTTTATGAAAAAGACTCCCCCTCTATAATTAAAATTATTGAGGAGGAGATTTCCAGTTACCCGCATGTTTATATTTCAATTGACATGGATGTTTTAGAACCCGCTGTCGCGCCTTCGGTTGGAAACCCTGAGCCTGGAGGGTTATCATATAATTTTGTAAGTGAGGTCATTGAAAAATTAGACGGGGTTCTCATAGGCGTGGATTTGACGGAGGTCACACCTCTATATAACATTGATATAACCTCTATTTACGCGGCTAAACTCATATTTAAGGCGATAAGCTCTATGAGTAAATCTAAAACACGTATACGAAGATGA
- a CDS encoding molybdopterin molybdotransferase MoeA — protein sequence MSASPMEGFKETTSLRIALTKFLDSVQVNLDTEHINIENSLKRVLAEDISAEYNIPQFNRAAMDGYAIKAEDSRGASFENPIRFKIVGRLEAGFFQNFKIKSFEAVEIMTGARVPDQADCVIMAEYTKRISEDIVEIYQQLPPGANIDQVGSDVKKGETILTKGTIIEPPDIGLLKALRLRTVKVYKKPKVGLISTGDELTDYIELDNGESKIIETNQIMLSNYILEDGGEPLKYGIIRDNFDDIKKSISKAVSECNIILLTGGSSVGKKDLVPKIIREIGIILTHGVSMKPGKPTGLALVQGKPLIIMPGYSVACIIAYLVFCRPLIYKFLSINPELTPISVNAYLTNRVPSTAGRTDFVRVNVFKHGEELYATPIRSTGSGILSSMVKANGLLEIPDEIEGYEEGDKVSVKLLRRQIPEKDINE from the coding sequence ATGTCCGCTTCTCCTATGGAAGGGTTTAAAGAAACCACTAGTTTAAGGATCGCGTTAACAAAGTTCTTGGACAGCGTGCAAGTCAACTTAGATACGGAGCACATCAATATCGAGAACTCTCTTAAACGAGTCCTAGCTGAAGACATTAGTGCAGAGTATAATATCCCCCAGTTTAATAGAGCAGCAATGGACGGCTACGCTATTAAAGCTGAAGATAGCAGAGGCGCTTCATTTGAAAACCCTATTCGATTTAAAATAGTTGGGAGACTTGAAGCAGGTTTCTTTCAAAATTTTAAAATAAAATCTTTTGAAGCTGTTGAAATAATGACAGGCGCCAGAGTGCCGGATCAAGCTGACTGCGTTATAATGGCTGAGTACACTAAAAGAATAAGCGAGGATATAGTTGAAATTTACCAGCAGCTACCTCCGGGGGCTAATATAGATCAAGTAGGATCAGATGTAAAGAAAGGTGAGACTATACTAACTAAGGGCACTATCATCGAGCCCCCTGACATAGGGCTTCTTAAAGCCTTAAGGTTACGAACAGTTAAAGTTTACAAGAAACCTAAAGTAGGATTAATCTCAACTGGAGATGAATTAACAGATTATATTGAATTAGATAACGGGGAAAGTAAGATAATTGAGACTAATCAGATTATGCTTTCAAATTATATATTAGAGGACGGCGGTGAGCCTTTAAAGTATGGTATCATCAGAGACAACTTCGACGATATTAAAAAAAGCATTAGCAAAGCGGTTTCTGAATGTAATATTATACTACTAACAGGCGGCTCATCCGTTGGAAAAAAAGATTTAGTTCCAAAAATCATCAGAGAGATAGGTATAATATTAACACACGGTGTGTCTATGAAACCTGGTAAACCTACAGGGCTGGCTTTAGTTCAAGGAAAGCCTTTAATCATAATGCCCGGCTACTCTGTAGCTTGCATAATAGCATATCTTGTTTTTTGCAGACCGCTAATATACAAATTTTTAAGCATTAACCCTGAGTTGACCCCCATCTCCGTTAACGCTTATCTAACAAATAGGGTTCCGTCAACAGCTGGGAGAACTGATTTTGTGCGAGTGAATGTATTCAAACATGGCGAGGAATTATACGCTACCCCTATACGCTCAACCGGTTCAGGTATATTATCAAGCATGGTTAAAGCGAACGGATTACTTGAAATCCCTGATGAAATAGAAGGATATGAGGAAGGCGATAAAGTTTCTGTAAAGCTTTTAAGACGTCAAATACCGGAGAAAGATATAAATGAGTAG
- a CDS encoding molybdopterin biosynthesis protein: MSRKVFRQLKTIEEVKEIIRKYFNLKPKREIIPLDEALDRVIFEDIDSPIDIPGFDRASMDGYALIAEDTYGADETKPVYLKLAGKIEAGEIPEIKVKHGECVAISTGAPIPAGANSVIMVEYTSIKNGLVSVMKPVTPGENIQATGSDIMQGEIVLRKNQIITSREIGVAAAMGLKFLPVYARPKIAVLSTGNEITPLGDPLEYGKIYDINSHTIMAVVREAGGEPFYLGCVKDAEQEIKKTLFNALGKYDIILTSGSTSAGFGDIMYNILNDLGEPGVLVHGVAVKPGKPTIVALAQNSLIVSLPGYPVSALSIFNIIVKPIILELAGRGEAGYHILEGILTRKVISETGRHEILPVHISNKKGVYYIYPITKGSGAITALAEADGFIEIPENRVILEEGERLLTSVYSNLKPANLIVIGSHCPVLDLILEFARGRNPSLKYKIINVGSLGGIQAIKRGEADIAGVHLLDEATGEYNIPFILKENLQEQTVLIKGYTRLQGIIVSEGNPKNIKTIGDIIDNKLTIINRVKGSGTRILLDNLIKDYCLKRGLDFKKTCENLPGYNVEAKTHSSVAVAVKHGKADAGICLKFFADFYGLTFISLKEEEYDFLVGREDLDREEIKLFIEVLKNREFHKIVYERLKGVKFTDCSGSIINM; encoded by the coding sequence ATGAGTAGAAAAGTTTTCAGACAACTTAAAACGATTGAAGAAGTTAAAGAAATAATAAGAAAATATTTTAATTTAAAACCTAAACGTGAAATAATACCATTGGATGAAGCCCTCGACAGGGTCATCTTCGAAGACATAGACTCACCTATCGACATACCAGGCTTTGATAGAGCTTCAATGGACGGATACGCTCTAATCGCTGAAGACACTTACGGGGCTGATGAAACTAAACCTGTTTATCTTAAATTAGCAGGTAAAATTGAAGCCGGGGAGATCCCTGAGATTAAAGTTAAGCACGGTGAATGCGTGGCGATCTCCACAGGGGCCCCGATACCTGCAGGAGCGAACTCAGTTATCATGGTGGAGTATACTTCTATTAAAAACGGGCTTGTCTCTGTTATGAAACCGGTTACCCCGGGTGAGAACATTCAAGCAACAGGCTCAGATATAATGCAAGGTGAGATTGTTTTAAGAAAAAATCAAATAATAACTTCAAGGGAAATCGGAGTGGCTGCTGCGATGGGTTTAAAATTTCTACCGGTTTATGCGAGGCCTAAGATAGCTGTTCTCTCCACAGGTAACGAAATCACCCCCTTAGGAGATCCGCTAGAATACGGTAAAATATATGATATAAACTCTCACACGATAATGGCCGTGGTCAGGGAGGCTGGCGGTGAGCCTTTTTATCTGGGCTGCGTTAAAGACGCAGAGCAAGAAATTAAAAAAACACTTTTCAACGCTCTTGGAAAATATGATATAATCTTAACTTCAGGCAGCACATCTGCAGGATTCGGCGACATAATGTATAATATACTCAACGATCTAGGGGAGCCAGGTGTTTTAGTTCACGGGGTTGCTGTTAAACCCGGTAAACCAACCATAGTCGCCTTGGCTCAAAATTCTTTAATAGTAAGTTTGCCAGGGTACCCTGTATCCGCTCTCTCAATATTTAACATAATAGTTAAACCTATCATATTAGAGTTAGCAGGTAGAGGAGAGGCCGGCTATCATATTTTGGAGGGAATATTAACTAGAAAGGTTATTTCTGAAACAGGTCGTCATGAAATACTCCCCGTGCATATTTCGAATAAAAAGGGCGTATATTATATTTACCCGATTACTAAAGGCTCGGGGGCTATAACCGCTTTAGCTGAAGCGGACGGATTTATAGAAATACCTGAAAACCGTGTGATTTTAGAGGAAGGCGAGCGTCTTCTAACCAGTGTCTACTCTAATCTGAAGCCAGCTAACCTCATAGTTATAGGAAGCCACTGCCCTGTGCTAGATCTTATATTAGAGTTTGCGCGTGGTAGAAATCCTAGTTTAAAATATAAAATCATAAATGTAGGTTCACTTGGAGGTATTCAAGCAATTAAACGCGGGGAAGCCGATATAGCAGGAGTTCACCTATTAGATGAAGCTACAGGAGAGTATAATATACCGTTTATTTTAAAAGAGAATTTACAGGAGCAAACTGTGTTAATAAAAGGCTACACTAGGCTTCAAGGAATAATAGTCTCTGAAGGCAATCCTAAAAACATTAAAACGATAGGCGATATCATCGATAATAAATTAACTATTATTAACAGGGTTAAAGGCTCAGGGACAAGAATCCTTCTGGATAATTTAATAAAAGATTATTGCTTAAAAAGGGGGTTAGATTTCAAAAAAACCTGTGAAAACCTACCCGGCTACAACGTTGAGGCGAAAACCCACTCCTCAGTCGCTGTAGCTGTAAAACATGGTAAAGCAGACGCGGGTATATGTTTAAAATTCTTCGCAGACTTTTACGGTTTAACTTTCATTTCTTTGAAGGAGGAGGAATACGACTTCCTAGTTGGAAGAGAGGATTTAGATAGAGAAGAGATTAAACTGTTTATAGAAGTTTTAAAAAATCGCGAATTTCATAAAATAGTCTATGAACGTTTGAAGGGGGTAAAATTTACAGACTGCTCAGGAAGCATTATCAACATGTAA
- a CDS encoding MarR family transcriptional regulator, which translates to MPLHGTASDIVKKLVELGFTTYEAKVYLVLSTEGPLNPTEIADKSGVPRPNVYRVLEKLEAEGYARREAVPRGARYLAVSPEEVISKIEQNLKTKTFAVGELKELIKALKPAEIVSASETMWLVNGVEEIKKLVQKLILKSEKGLIILSPPLFAQETLEEKENILEQLIKKMEEGVELIIGWTISKEDVNIAQKLVKKAVVYHWSLGEVPMGIYSSDGKECLITFIGKWAPIITYDLGLWIRNPIYVKPIEYLASKLLTITKPAEERIKELMEAP; encoded by the coding sequence ATGCCACTCCATGGAACTGCAAGTGACATAGTGAAAAAACTAGTTGAACTAGGATTCACCACATATGAAGCTAAAGTCTACCTCGTTTTATCGACTGAGGGACCTTTAAACCCTACTGAAATAGCTGATAAATCAGGTGTTCCTAGACCAAACGTGTACAGGGTTCTAGAGAAGCTTGAAGCGGAAGGGTATGCTAGACGTGAAGCAGTTCCAAGAGGAGCAAGATACTTAGCGGTGAGCCCTGAAGAAGTTATCTCAAAAATAGAGCAGAATCTTAAAACTAAAACATTTGCTGTGGGAGAATTGAAAGAACTTATCAAAGCTCTTAAACCAGCGGAGATTGTAAGCGCTAGTGAAACGATGTGGCTCGTCAACGGAGTTGAAGAAATAAAAAAATTAGTTCAAAAATTAATTCTAAAATCTGAAAAAGGGCTTATCATTCTTTCACCACCATTATTCGCACAGGAAACATTAGAGGAGAAGGAAAACATTTTAGAGCAATTAATTAAAAAAATGGAAGAAGGTGTAGAGTTAATAATAGGTTGGACTATAAGTAAAGAAGATGTGAATATAGCTCAGAAACTGGTGAAGAAGGCCGTCGTCTACCATTGGAGCCTAGGCGAAGTGCCTATGGGAATATACTCTTCTGATGGAAAAGAGTGTTTAATAACATTCATAGGTAAATGGGCCCCTATAATAACTTATGACTTAGGCCTATGGATAAGAAACCCTATATATGTAAAACCTATAGAATATTTAGCTAGTAAGCTTTTAACTATTACAAAACCTGCCGAGGAACGTATTAAGGAATTAATGGAGGCACCTTAA
- a CDS encoding GTP-binding protein, whose protein sequence is MSKKYVFKLVVLGDERVGKTSLIFRYTERRFLGDYKPTIGIDFSAKLVEIGKYNVDLIIWDLGGQEKYRILRKHYLEGARGAILVFDLTNRTSFEHLNSWYTDLQQNCSAAPAILVGNKADLVQERKISAEEGRRKAEELGLKYLECSAKDGTAVDEAFKDITQQMIEKYVQG, encoded by the coding sequence TTGAGTAAAAAATATGTGTTCAAACTAGTCGTATTAGGAGATGAAAGAGTAGGCAAAACATCTCTTATATTCAGATACACTGAGAGAAGATTTTTAGGAGACTACAAGCCTACTATAGGAATTGATTTCTCCGCTAAACTAGTCGAGATAGGTAAATACAATGTTGATCTTATAATCTGGGATCTAGGCGGACAGGAAAAGTACAGGATTCTAAGAAAACACTACTTAGAGGGAGCTCGTGGAGCTATACTAGTATTTGATTTAACTAATAGAACCTCATTCGAGCATTTAAACAGCTGGTATACTGATCTTCAACAAAACTGCAGCGCTGCTCCCGCCATACTTGTAGGTAATAAAGCTGATTTAGTTCAAGAGAGAAAAATATCAGCTGAAGAAGGTAGAAGAAAAGCTGAGGAACTTGGATTAAAATATCTGGAATGCTCGGCTAAGGATGGAACGGCGGTCGACGAAGCTTTTAAAGATATAACCCAGCAAATGATAGAGAAATACGTGCAAGGGTGA
- a CDS encoding zinc-ribbon domain-containing protein yields MEIKGYISIKGNLYPASEVFKAIARNPHIRISITSNGVLIIGDYKINRIDEPLPNIVKNILCFKALTYCCPLDKPCSNRDLALELLGINKTAYKELKEEFEGKMLKYSNQSSFRTEQELSRETLYGNQLKPEILEDWDFSPLSKPENPYEKIEETSKADNEVLNFFTVLNGEAQGDERKELYCNRCGRSVEESARFCPNCGSSIKRDLK; encoded by the coding sequence ATGGAGATTAAAGGATATATCTCAATAAAAGGGAACTTATACCCAGCATCTGAGGTCTTTAAAGCGATAGCTCGCAATCCCCATATAAGAATTTCAATAACCAGTAACGGGGTTTTGATAATAGGAGACTATAAAATTAATAGAATAGATGAACCCCTCCCAAATATAGTTAAGAATATTCTCTGCTTTAAAGCTTTAACATACTGCTGCCCGCTGGATAAACCCTGCTCTAACCGTGATTTAGCCTTAGAATTGCTTGGTATAAATAAAACCGCATATAAAGAGCTTAAAGAGGAATTCGAAGGGAAAATGCTAAAATATTCTAATCAGTCAAGTTTTAGAACTGAACAAGAGCTAAGCCGGGAGACGCTTTATGGTAACCAACTAAAACCTGAAATTTTAGAGGATTGGGATTTCTCACCTCTCTCAAAACCTGAAAACCCTTATGAAAAAATAGAGGAAACCAGTAAAGCTGATAATGAAGTATTAAATTTCTTTACAGTTTTAAACGGGGAAGCTCAAGGTGACGAGCGAAAAGAACTCTATTGTAATAGATGTGGAAGAAGCGTTGAAGAATCCGCTAGGTTCTGCCCTAACTGTGGGAGTTCAATTAAAAGAGATTTAAAATAA
- a CDS encoding carbonic anhydrase — MGSLRIEPYTILNDLLEGNKRYIEGRRLNDISATRRLSVAGEQSPIATVLGCSDSRVPPEHIFDKGLGELFVVRTAGHVIGELEIGSLEYACEHLKTPLLLVLGHTGCGAVKASLKNSGGNGYLNHVIKTIKPIVAEVLKEHPALTQEALVNRVVVHHIQSTVNKIMERSEIIKKLVKEKYLVVKGSLYDLETGKITLLD, encoded by the coding sequence ATGGGCTCTCTTAGAATAGAACCATATACTATTCTTAATGACCTTCTTGAAGGTAACAAGAGATATATAGAGGGGCGTAGACTAAACGATATATCCGCTACTAGAAGACTAAGTGTAGCCGGAGAGCAGTCTCCTATAGCAACTGTTTTAGGATGTAGTGATAGCAGGGTTCCCCCTGAACACATATTTGATAAAGGTTTAGGTGAACTATTTGTTGTGAGAACCGCAGGCCACGTGATCGGTGAGCTTGAAATAGGTAGTTTAGAGTATGCTTGCGAGCATCTTAAAACCCCTCTTCTACTAGTTTTAGGTCACACAGGTTGCGGTGCTGTTAAAGCTTCTTTAAAAAACAGTGGAGGAAACGGATATCTTAACCACGTCATAAAAACTATAAAACCTATAGTAGCCGAAGTTTTAAAAGAGCATCCTGCTTTAACGCAAGAAGCGTTAGTTAATCGAGTAGTAGTCCATCATATTCAATCGACGGTAAATAAAATAATGGAACGCTCTGAAATTATTAAAAAACTGGTTAAAGAAAAATATTTGGTTGTAAAAGGTAGTTTATACGATTTGGAAACTGGGAAGATAACTCTTCTAGATTAG
- a CDS encoding DNA-directed RNA polymerase subunit P: MSYICGQCKKEISMENLKIMQGVKCPYCGYRILYKLRPPIVKKIVCR; encoded by the coding sequence ATGAGTTACATCTGCGGACAGTGTAAGAAGGAGATTTCAATGGAGAACCTTAAAATAATGCAGGGTGTCAAATGCCCGTATTGCGGTTACCGCATATTATATAAGCTTAGACCTCCTATAGTTAAAAAAATAGTATGCCGTTGA
- the yciH gene encoding stress response translation initiation inhibitor YciH has product MGLEICAKCGLPKDLCVCEQIVKEEQRIKIRTEKRKWGREVTVISGLDKKEVNIDDLASKLKASCACGGTYKNDQIELQGAHKEKVKDLLISWGFSEDKIDVR; this is encoded by the coding sequence ATGGGTTTAGAGATTTGCGCTAAATGCGGTTTACCTAAAGACTTATGCGTTTGTGAACAGATTGTTAAAGAGGAACAGCGTATAAAAATACGCACAGAGAAGAGAAAGTGGGGGCGGGAAGTCACAGTCATAAGCGGTTTAGATAAAAAAGAAGTTAATATAGACGATTTAGCCAGTAAATTAAAGGCCAGCTGTGCTTGTGGTGGAACGTATAAAAACGATCAGATAGAATTGCAGGGAGCTCATAAAGAAAAGGTTAAAGACTTATTGATCTCTTGGGGGTTCTCAGAAGATAAGATAGATGTCCGATAA